DNA from Rhinatrema bivittatum chromosome 16, aRhiBiv1.1, whole genome shotgun sequence:
ATAGCTTTCACAAAATGCAAATAGAGCAcctaaattatttttcacttactATTTGCATTTTGtataaacagaaaatgaaataaaatgaaaaatgaatttcaggttttattaattttattttgaaatgtcaTGCAAGAAAACAGTCTGTTtcactgcattttttttcatgtcatttaaaaaatgaaagcacatccctactgctcatTATGATATAAATGAAGCATGGGTGACTTATTAGGCAGGAGGATGGAGAAGAGGCAGGTAGAGATAGCCATTTGACTAAGCAGTAGATACCAGCATGAGTGATATTCCATGTAAGATTGGCAAGAACAGACTTTTTCCTTTAAACTACCTCTTTTATATGTAGCAAGAGCAACAGAGgggaggtgattttcaaaggggtggtgcatgtaaatttaacacatctttgtagcaattttcaaaagcccatttatgcacttaaatcaCACTTACACTTGTAAAAACCTATTGACAAATCAGCGACATATatggcagcaattttcaaaagcccactgacgtgcaaagtgcatttacacacgtGAAACCCAGTATTACATGGGCAaatctttattttgaaaattactccaaaGTAAAAGGAGGAGGAACATTACATATATCAGAACCATcccatcctcctctcccctcctcaaaaacaaattggggaaaaactgaaaagaaaataaagaaaattatgaTTTTAATTTACTTATTTTGTTTCAGTGTGTGCATTCTTTGGTGGAGATGCTATCATATGAGGTGAGAGTATGAAATGTCTTGCTGAGAATGTTTATGCATTTAAAGAGGTCTAGAAGACATTAAGAGAACGACGGCTTGCAAAGGCATAAAGCAGGAGAATATGTTGTCATAAGTGAAGAAGTAAGTACTTGAGTGAGTAAGTTGGATGTAAAAGCAGAGCTAAACTTAAGCAGGGGCAAGGAATGCGAGGaccaagggagagagaaaggagggatCGGTAAAGAaaagatgaggaaaaaaaatggacGTTAGGAAGATGATTAGGGGACATAGATCAATGCACCGAATGCCAATGGGGGAAAAGAAATTGGGAAGTGGGGTTGCGTTAGAATTGCATTAAAGCCAAACATTGAAGAAGCAGAGAAACAACGCATGAGAATATAAATAATGCagtggaagaaagaagaggaaagtgCGGGAAAGAAATCAGAGAGGGGAGTGATGACAGAGGAAATAGTGAAACACAGCAGATAGGATTTGGATTCTGATCACTTGCCTTTCCAAAGCTGAGCTCAAGCTGAGTGGCAGTTGGCTGCCGTAATTcattccctgccccagagagtttacaatttCAGTTtgtacatgtgtgtggggggggggggggggggagaagacacAAAAATATGAAAGGCGTATAAGAGACAAAAGAAAGTAAGGGGGTAGAAATAAGGGACAGATAAAGGATCATGCAAAAATCGAATGCATCAGGTTAATGCATCTAGACGTGGACATTGGAGGGAAACATGCAGAGTAAAGTATCGTTAAATGTACGGTACACTCATCGCGGCTTTTCATGTGGCACCGTTATCTCTTTTCATTACTTTTACAAAGGAAGCATTTACAAGAGTTTTGTAACTTGGCAGAGTACATATTTAGGATTAAACTACAAAATATAGATAAAGTCATACACCAGATGTGTTTACAACATTGCACTCAAAACAGAACTCTGGATTCAAGACGGCTCATGGCAAACCCCAAAGCTCGAGCACTGCAGCTGGAAGCTTTCAGAAAAAAGATCATTCAAGGAAATGTGGCTATAAGGCAGGTGACTTTACTACTATCCTTTATCAGGTCTGTTGTGCAGTGATAGATTGAAGCACAGTTCCCAGAAAACCTTGTTCCTTTTGTTGTTGAATCTTTAAGGGGCACATACTGGAAAAGCTTAGCCTTAGATAATTCACAGATTAGAAGAAAACAAATATCCATTCGGTTGGGGATTGGCTGGCTTCAGCCATTTAATTgtttaaagaaaataagaaagacAACTGGATAAAAGCAAGGTACATattgggaaggaaaaaaaaacaaggtaaAAGAGGAATTGTTATCATAGAAACAAATATGCTTTCATGGTTGAGGGCATTTTCTCCCATGCAAATATATTCATTTGGAgacaagagaaaaataaagatcTTTGCAGATCAGGACCACTTGGCTAACCCAGGCTGCTCAATAGTGCATAGGAATGACCAAAAACAGTGATTGTCAAATACCAAAAGCAATAGGCAACTAACTACAAGTTCAGAATAATTTGAATCAACACATTGATGTAATTATACTAATTAAACACATCATTACCAAAACAATCTATCCCCTGAATATGTATTTAAATGCATTATTTACGTACTTATGGTGAACTTTTATATCCTTGCTTATAGTATTCATTAATACTATAtaatagggttttttttatacagtACATAGCAGGATTGGGTAGTAATGAATCCCTTCTGGTTACATGCCAGAAGTAACCAAACTCATATATAATTGTATCATTAAAATAACCTAATAAAAGATACAATTTAGTCATGCTAATATTATTATTCAGATGTCACAGAAAAAAGCAAGTCATGTAGTTTTCAATGATTTGATGTAAACCACTGCATCTCAGAACCACAGGATGCCAAGAAGGCATTCCTTTTTGCATTGATAAGACAAGTTGACTTTCATGTGTCTTCTGCATAGCATAGTGTAATGTGCATTGTCTAATTGTAACTAAGAGGGATAGCCATTTAAAATGTTTCTGTAGCTGTATATCCCTAAAATAACTAGAATTATATATCTGGATAGATCATGCAGATTTTATGAAAGAGTGGGATGGAAGAGCTGTAGAATATGCATTCTAGAAGGATTGTTTCCTGGAAAAAatatgtttaagaacataagaacatgccatactggttcagaccaagggtccatcaagcccagcatcctgtttccaacagtggccaatccaggccataagaacctggcaagtacccaaaaactaagtctattccatgttaccattgctagtaatagcagtggctattttctaagacaactcaattaatagcaggtaatggacttctccaagaacttatccaatccttttttaaacacagctatactaactgcactaaccacatcctctggcaacaaattccagagtttaattgtgtgttgagtgaaaaagaactttctccgattagttttaaatgtgccacatgctaacttcatggagtgccccctagtctttctattatccgaaagagtaaataactgattcacatctacctgttctagacctctcatgattttaaacacctctatcatatcccccctcagccgtctcttctccaagctgaaaagtcctaacctcttcagcctttcctcttagggaagttgttccattccccttatcattttggtagcccttctctgtaccttctccattgcaattatatcttttttgagattcagcgaccagaactgtacacagtattttggtgcggtctcaccatggagcgatatagagccattatgacattttccgttttattcaccattccctttctaataattcccaacattctgtttgcttttttgactgccgcagcacactgaaccgacaatttcaatgtgttatccactatgatgcctaaatctctttcttgggttgtagcacctaatatggaacctaacattgtgtaactctagcatgggttatttttccctatgtgcatcaccttgcactcaaAGCTCAAGAAATCATTGATCATGGCCCTAGCAGTTGGCAGCAAATTATTCAATACCGATGCATGAGGGCCTTTAGTAAATGAATTTTTGTTCATAAAGATTGAATGATGAGCTGGTGCTGCAAAATCCATAAGCAGACTTAAGCATGGGTCTCTAAACTGAGTGATAGAGAGAATGGGAACTAAGGAAAGAAccgggaaatggaaatggaagaaGGATAATGAACATGGAAGGAGGGAGTAAATGGAGACAGGTTTGTAAGTGAGAGAAAAGTcaggggagattagagatggactgattcaaccTTAACATCCCTTGACTGTGATCCGTGAGTTTGGGTTGCATTGAATTGTAGTAGTAGTAGAATCCCATTCTGTCATTTAAGATTGGCAGATAGTGGCCCTGGGTTTGGGGTCAATTTTTTGGAGGTTTTTCATTGACTGACTTAGTAAGTAACATGCTTTCTGCATTTATTTAAAGCATATACTgtatatgaaaaatataaaacagtggGATTAAAATACCACATGTTCTTATTGTTTGAGACTTCAACTCAGAATTTCGGGAAAAAATTGTAGTGCTCATGATGTATATATAAAACTTACAGCTGTTTTCAAAGTAAGAATAAAGATGGCCAAGACTGGAACAACCTAAAAACTATGGAGATGTTTCTTTTTTGATCAATACAAGTTTTACGATTTAATGAAACTGTCCTTGTtttgcaagtgtgtgtgtgtgtgtatggtttcCCTGTGTGCAAATCCCGACTCCACTTAGGTTGTACCCTCTGCAATGCTTCTCCAAGACGTGAAcaatgtgcatgcatgtattttCCCCCACATATCAGGTGTGTGATTTTACAAAGCAGCATTTACAAGATACTGCTTTGTCCAtataaatgccttttaaaattacccccttccTTAACATATGCTGCTGTTGACAGAGTCAGTTCTTTACAGGAAACTTCTTTATTTTTGTGATTGCTTTGGATTTAAATCTTTCACAGCACAAGATTTCCTATATCGATTGACGTAAGCTGCTACAAAGaataaggaagagaaaggaaatggGACACCAGAGTATAAATGAgaccctatggggcggattttcaaagggttacacatgtatattacacacgtaaccccaaaaacccgctcctgcgtgcaccaagcctattttgcataggctcagcgacacgctcaagccccgggacgcgcgtatgtcccggggcttgaaaaaaggggcgggacagggGCGGTCCGGTGTGGGGGGATGGCCAGAAGCCTCCGAAGGCCTACTCGGCCGGcatgcacaacctacgcctgcccagaggcaggcgcaacttaaataataaaggtagggggggatttaggtagggctggagggggaaggtgcgaggggagggaacggggaaagccatcggggctcccctagggctcggcgtgcacccccttgtgcgcgtcgaccctggattttataacatgcactcgcatgttataaaatcgagcgtagctttgtgcgtgccgggttgcgcgcacaaatctgtgcccgcgcgtatgttagaaaatctggccctatgttagCCCCGCTGCAGACTTTGGGTTGAAACATGGACAGGCTTATCACCTGCTCCCTTTTCATCTTTGCAATTTGGGCAGTCTAACTTTAGACATGCTGCTGATTCTGTACATTAAGATTCCCAGTACCCATTACATGTATGATCTCAGCATTTATGAATAATTTGTGGATACAACTTGCATTAGATAGTTAACATCGCGCTACAGATCACAACTCCATATGTTTGGAAAATAAGTGCCAATATTGCATTTTATCTCCAtgtaatatattgaaaaaaatactGAAGCAGGCGTTTGTCAGAGGAACTTGCCTACTGAGATGTTTTCTAAGGATTTCATGCTCTTTTGGGGCCAGTCACTGAAACTTCATGGGCATTTCGATTTTACCATTAGCCCAAAATGTTTGTGAGTGTCCCTTACTATATATTTCTTTTATACTTTTTCCCCCCTGGTGACATATCTTATTAATATCTATTCAAATTAGTATGCAATAGATACGTTATATTCAAAATAATGTATTATTTTCCCTAAACTGTACAACAAATATTCCTGAGCCTTTAAACCTCTTATTGCTGATTACCAATATATTGTTTTTATCTCTCAGATGAAATACATGGAAAATACAAACCAAACAAGAGTAACTGAATTTCTTTTCCTGGGACTTGTAAATACCCCTTCACTGAATGAGTTACTCTTCCTGATCTTTGCAATTATTTACCTGATGACACTGGCTGAGAATCTCACCATCATTGTGATCATAAGGCTGGATTCACACCTTCACTCGCCTATGTATTTCTTCCTTTCTAATTTGGCTATGCTGGAAATCTGGTACGCTACAACCATCACCCCTAAAATTCTGGCCAATTTCCTGCAAGAGAGTAAAACAATTTCCTTCACTGGTTGCTTGACACAGATGTATTTCTTCACTTCCTTGGGAGGCACAGAGTGTGTCCTCCTCACAGTGATGGCCTACGATCGGTATGTGGCGATATGCAGCCCCCTGAGCTATTTAGTCATTATGAAAAATAGGGTTTGCCTTTGGCTGGTAGCTGTTTCAGGATTCATTGGTTTTATGAATGGCCTGGTACAGACTGTGCTCATAGCTCGCCTATCCTTCTGTAAGACCAATAAAATCAATCATTTCATCTGCGATATCCCTCCACTCTTGACGCTCTCCTGCTCTGACACTCATACTAATGAAATTGCAGAGTCTATAGGTGGTGGATTTCTGATTCTTGGCTCCTTTCTGATGATCTTGATATCATATATTTAcatcatctccaccatcctgaaGATAAGCACCACAGAAGGCAGAcgcaaagccttctccacctgcagCTCCCACTTGACCGTGGTCACTATTTATTTTGGGACACTAACATATACTTATATGCGCCCGACATCAAGCTATGGTCTTTATGAAGACAGAATGGTCTTCATTATTTATAGCACTGTGTCACCTCTCTTAAATCCCTTCATTTACAGCTTCAGAAACAAGGAAGTACATGGTGCTTTTaggaaaatcttgaaaaacaGGGTCAGATTCTGAATGAATCACATTTCTGAAAGTAGATTTTTCTagataatatagaataaaattgaCTTAGGTGATTTcctctttctatttattttagcttttaaTTCAGGGTGCTTTACAATAAAGTACGAATGGATAGAATGAATCCATGCCCccagaggtcagtattcaaagggtTTGTATCAGTAATATTTGGTGTTACTTTGATAAATGTCAGCATATTCCTTAACAATGTGAATAAAAAAGCCTTTCAAAAAATTTACAACATTAACCAAAAAGAATTGTggcattcaaaaaaatgaatatccCCCTAAATTAGTAATAAAAGTGACAGCTCCATCAATGTCCCAAAAACTACAAAATAACTGGTGTTATAAAAGGTGATTTGGTAATGAGCTAAAAGGACACCAGGCCCACGGTAGTCAGTGCAATGAACCTTAAGAGATATCTTCCACAAAAAAAGTCTTAAAAGACTTCAATCCGAGTTCATGTCAGTGAATCTTGAAATAGTTTGCTCTTTGGTGAATCATTCAAAACGCCATAGCGCTATGATGGTGTGAGGGAGTTTACAAAAGACGCCCTCAAGCCACCTTGAAACACAGGCTAGAACCATCTGCCCCGGTCTGCCTTAAGGAGCAGGGCCGCAAAGGATTATGGGTCCCCAGAGGATCCCTTCCTAACAGGAAGGACCCGGAAGGGCTAGAGAGTTGCTTCGAGCCCATGGCATGCCTGCACCAGTATTGACTGTACTGTTTTGGAACTTTAAAACAAGGTGAGTTACTGAATTAGTTTGCTGTTTTTTGTTGAAACTCTTGTAAATAAACCTTTTGTTCTTGACCTGAACTGCCAAGTCTTGCTGTGTTTTTTAGCTGTTCTATTCGCCATGGCCGATACAACATTACAGACAGATAATGATATAGTCAGAATAAACTAAATCAATGTAACTATGTAATGAAATAAACTATTACCAAGGCAATCTATCctcttcagtttgtttttcagATAATTACCTGTGTATTTAAAGTGAACTTTTAAACCCTTGTATAGGACATTATTCATTAATACAATACATAGTgatacagttttattttttaattggtgTTTACATGTGCAGCAGGATTAATTAGTAATGAATCCCTTTTGGTTACATCCCAGGGGTCATAAGCAATTGTACCTTTGAAATAATCTAATGAATGAAAGACACACTCTAGGCATGCATGCAATATTGTTCAGGTGTCACAGAAAGAAGCAAGAAGTATAAAGCTCAATGATTTGTTACCAACTATTGCATCCTGGAACCACGGAATACCAAGAAGGTATTCCCTTTCTATTGGTAAGACAAATATACTTCTGTTTATCTTCTGTATTTAATGGTGCACCGTGCAGTTTCTAATTGTATCTAAAAGGAATATCTAATTCATTTATACTTCATGGAGTTATGAATTACCAAGGTAACTagaatatctatctatctatccatctatctatctattaatAGATCATGTTGATGTTATAAAAATGGAAGAAGAATCATAGAATATCCTCACTAAAGGATTGTTTACAGGAATCTTTACATTTCTGATTACATGCAAAGAACGATTTTTAGTTCTAGAACTTGGCAGGAAATTTTACAGCGCGGATGCGTCAGCCTATTTTAGTAAGCACAGTCACCTGACAAAGGATGAATGCTGAACTGGTACCTCAAAATGCAAGGTCCCAGAACAGGGTGATATACAGAGGGTACTACATGAGAGACAACAGGGGAGATGGAAATGGAAATGGGAGGATGAATACAGAAGGGAGCAGTAAATGGAGGCAGATTTTCGAGGGAAGGAAAAGCCAGGGGAGATTAGAACTGGATATGTCCAAAATGTAAAATCTATGGACTATGACCCATGAGTCTTCTTAGTGATTCATGATTAGTTTGACTTATATTGGGCAGTTTATAATATCCCATTCTGTAACTCATGATTTGCAGATAGTGGGCCATGTTTTAGGGCTTATTTTTGGGGAGATTTCCAGTGACTAACTTCTTAAATAACAGGTTTTCCAGAATCTTTTTGAAGCAGATATTTAGATACAACAAGGCAGTGTGGTTAAAAAAATACAACATTTTCAGCTTTGGTGGTACTTGAAGTCAACACTTAATACAAACAGTAAGAACTGTTTCCAGAACAAGAACAAACCTGGCCTGCAagtctgaaataataataataataataataataataataaatgtagaAGTTATTCTTTCTAACTTTCTAAAGTGTTGTCTTTAAATTCTACTGACCCACAATCTGAAAGATTAAGATAAAAATTGTTTTGATtgtataaataattatatatggTCTGTAATGTAATGTGACCCGGCAACTTAATTATCCCAGCAAGCTCTGTGCTTGCAGCTGCGTACATGACCCTGTCCAGATAATCTCCCAAAAGCCAGATACGTTGCCTCTGAGCACATACCCTGCCAAATAAGCTCTTCTCTGATGTTTCTGGGAAAAATGCAACACTACAATTCCTCAGGGGCACACAATTCCCAGAAAGGCACTCACAGACCGCCCATCAAAAAATACTGGGATCAGAACTTACCTTGGTCACTTATCCATCACAAAAACAGAGTTAATAAACAAGGGTGTACATAAAAATGCACAAAGATTAAACATTGCAAGTAACTAGCATTGCATCTATTGACATTGCATGTAAATTGATTTTTACACTAATACTAGCTACGCTTAAATCATTAATAGAGCTAAATGCTGTGCcatttttatatcactgtaaCTTTTCCTCTATAAGGCTTTGTCTCCATGTAAAATGATCCTATTAGTAATCAGCACACAGCTCTTAATCCCAGCATAAAGAGACTTTCTAGCTGATTTTAAACCCCCTATTcacaccaaagccgggagatacgctcGTGACTGGACCTGGCGCAtgctgtgtggattttaaaacccgcgtGCGAATCTCCCACCACGCGCACAAAtcataaaatttgaaaaaataaaaggggtggggaatgggcgggttctgggcagggcatgggtgggtcATGGGCGGGCCGAGTCTGTAAAATGAATtcagcgcgtaagtatttacgtgcacaagcacaCGGCGGGGtcaccaccaggtaactttacttctgctatggacggcatgtaagtcatgtaccaaaaaaaaaaataggctagtcagcgggattttaagggttgggactggtagggtaaaaaggaggcaagttagctaggggggtttaggaagttcctcTACTTTACTGGGGTGAACAGGGAAAGAACTGGTGAAACAGATAATTGTGTTGtcatgcgtatctactaaaatccccctccccacttACGTGATTGAGGCGACATCTGCACCCATATATGTGCattagctgattttataacaggcgcacgtAAATGCGCCTATACCTGCGTTTGTTATAATATCGCACAGGTGCGCGCGTGTGCGGGTCTTAAGATTCTCCTCTTTGTTTCTAACTGGGAGATGCAGCAAGCTGTGGTAGGGCTCTAACGCGTGTTCATCAGCATATATCCTGTGATGGAGCATTATCGCGGTGATATTACGAGATGTGCACAATATTTTCCATGGTCTTACCCAGGATTCCCCccttattacaatgagctgctttgcatgtgattgTCATACATGAATAattaaaatgcatgcaaagcagctcattactaggcaatttgatgtttatattttattgtggctgaccaAGGAAGTGGTCAGGTGCTATAAAATAACACCTCCTGGTGATTTGTTAAATGCAAAGTTAGAGCTCCGGACTCCTAATCCTGGTCCCGAGTCTCCCACCTTACATTTAAAGGGctatgctgtaaaaaaaaaaattgcctgtaAAAAAGAAGCAATTGAGCTGGGAACACTGGGCCATCACTTGAGGTGGCCCTGACACCCAAAAGTGCCTTCAGTCCCACTTCAGAAGCTGTTGGATAATGAATCATCAAAGGTAACTCTTTTAGTTATTCCCACAGGCTGAATCTGCTGCCATACCTAAACTTTGCCTGCTTTATAATTGGATTTGACACAGTGAAATATTTCAACTTTAGACTTCTTTGACTGTCCTTGTCTTccatttttttgtattaattcTTGTTGACCTATTACATATTTCTCTTGCATCTCAATCTTCTGAAGTCAATCCTCCTCAACATCCTTTTACTGCTATCTAGTGGTGATCTAGGAGGAGATGAAATGAGGCACCCTAAGGTTCTTCCAGTTATATCCATCCTGAGCATTACTTTCATCGGGAGACAAAAACTAGTATGGCACAAGTCTCATTTTCTCTCCAACTTGATCAGCACGAGAGGACAATGAGAGGAAGCTAATTTACCCTTGATGAATTTAACAGATGACCTTGTCAGAGCAGCTTTTGTCTCCAAAAATAATGCTCAGGATGGATGCAGTAGACTATCTTTGGTGAATGAAATTTCATCCTtccttttcagtttaaactgatattcacccataaattcccggatttttccaaaggtgacaattgttttaaaactATATTTGCCCTaatttaggctgattaaaaagctgctccaaaGCTGTAGATGCAACTCAAGGCCTCCAGCTACTGCTGtaagccagtgtgggccaaagtgCCTGCCGCGTTTTAAGTCCCAGTCCTCCACCAGTGAAAGTGCTCACCTTCCAGTGCatcccatgctgtgtttcaagtcccacccctcCACCAGTGAAAGTGCTCACCTTCCAGTGCTTCCCATGTTGTGTTTCAAGTCCCAGCCCTCCACCAGTGAAagtgctcaccctccagtgcttcCCATGTTGTGTTTCAAATCCCAGCCCTCCACCAGTGAAagtgctcaccctccagtgcttcCCATGTTGTGTTTCAAATCCCAGCCCTCCACCAGTGAAagtgctcaccctccagtgcttcCCATGTTGTGTTGCAAGTCCTACCCCTCCACCAGTGAAagtgctcaccctccagtgcttcCCATgttgtgtttcaagtcccacacctccaccagtgaaagtgctcaccctccagtgcttcCCATgttgtgtttcaagtcccacacctccaccagtgaaagtgctcaccctccagtgctacCCATGCCGTATTTTGTCCTGCCTCCTCACCCCCCATGCAGTCAAAGTGCATTTCAAGCAGGCCCTGCACAAAAGTAGAAGTGCAGTGAGTCAGAGCGATGGACCCTCAGTAAGCAGGctgctgagggagagagaagatccgAGAGCCACCACAAGTAAgaatgaatttattttatttttaattttttatatactgaattcTATTgcattgtgtgtatgtgggagaaatag
Protein-coding regions in this window:
- the LOC115077325 gene encoding uncharacterized protein LOC115077325 → MENTNQTRVTDFVFLGLVDTPLLNALLFLIFAVFYLMSLAGNAIIFVIIRLNSCLHSPMYFFLSFLALVEIWFTTTTLPQMLVNFLQESKKISFAGCLTQMYFFISLGGTECVLLAMMAYDRYVAICSPLHYSVIMNSWMCLRLSAISGFVGFVNGLVHTILTSRLSFCKTNIINHFVCDIPPLLKLSCSNSHTNEIVASILGGSMILGSFLLTLISYGCIITTILKIRTAEGRRKSFSTCTSHLTVVSIFFVTVIYFYLHPTPKYNLSKDRVVFIIYSTVTPVINPIIYSFRNREVQGAIRKLLKNRFLIYYIQKMGEKTLDSRRLMANPKARALQLEAFRKKIIQGNVAIRQMKYMENTNQTRVTEFLFLGLVNTPSLNELLFLIFAIIYLMTLAENLTIIVIIRLDSHLHSPMYFFLSNLAMLEIWYATTITPKILANFLQESKTISFTGCLTQMYFFTSLGGTECVLLTVMAYDRYVAICSPLSYLVIMKNRVCLWLVAVSGFIGFMNGLVQTVLIARLSFCKTNKINHFICDIPPLLTLSCSDTHTNEIAESIGGGFLILGSFLMILISYIYIISTILKISTTEGRRKAFSTCSSHLTVVTIYFGTLTYTYMRPTSSYGLYEDRMVFIIYSTVSPLLNPFIYSFRNKEVHGAFRKILKNRVRF